One Thunnus maccoyii chromosome 14, fThuMac1.1, whole genome shotgun sequence genomic window carries:
- the LOC121911780 gene encoding G-protein coupled receptor 4-like, protein MESNNYSNVTSHNNSTDNSYYGGPHIIYVMTCIIISIGLPLTLVAIYSLYSQVQNNNVAPIYIINLLISDIIQFCCMIILVAKPDWNIYRIYRIFYFIYDIGLLASVGFMVCVALERYLLIAWPLWYRFRRTIKISLVVCVVVWTLPLVFLLSVYFWVKSKVMITILGILSLVPFPLLIFFLGGTLTSLSAAISVSSDEKRRIVGMLVLVLLIYTLLFLPTIIVFLTEEVRDNDTLIKLRLILVRFSPLADLILYFFIRKGAIDKLLASLCCCRMDSDDNSRSSA, encoded by the exons ATGGAAAGCAATAATTACAGCAATGTCACATCCCACAATAATTCCACTGACAACTCCTATTATGGTGGACCACATATTATATATGTGATGACATGCATAATCATTAGTATCGGCCTTCCTTTGACTCTAGTGGCCATCTACTCTCTTTATTCCCAG GTTCAAAATAACAATGTTGCTCCAATCTACATCATCAACCTCCTCATCTCTGACATCATTCAGTTCTGCTGCATGATCATCTTAGTGGCAAAACCTGACTGGAATATCTATCGGATCTATCGAatcttctattttatttatgacATTGGTTTGCTGGCCAGTGTTGGCTTCATGGTCTGTGTCGCCCTGGAAAG GTATTTGCTCATCGCATGGCCCCTGTGGTACCGCTTCAGAAGAACCATCAAGATCTCTCTTGTGGTCTGTGTTGTGGTCTGGACccttcctcttgtttttctcctttctgtCTATTTCTGGGTTAAATCTAAGGTCATGATAACAATTCTCGGCATCCTCTCCCTCGTTCCTTTCCCACTGCTCATATTCTTCCTGGGTGGGACCCTCACATCGCTTTCTGCAGCCATCTCGGTTTCCTCTGATGAAAAACGACGAATTGTGGGAATGTTGGTCCTGGTGCTGCTCATCTACACACTGCTGTTTCTCCCCACCATCATCGTGTTCTTGACAGAAGAAGTCAGAGATAATGATACCCTCATCAAACTGAGGTTAATTCTTGTTAGATTCAGTCCTCTTGCAGACttgattctgtattttttcattagGAAAGGGGCCATAGACAAGCTTTTGgcctctctgtgttgttgcagaATGGACAGTGATGATAACAGCAGATCATCAGCATGA
- the LOC121912121 gene encoding ovarian cancer G-protein coupled receptor 1-like, with protein MDMMKPNINFILITGKPNLPHSSQSERVGPVTDPGSPTVAIQTLGGGDSSDTVRPALAPPAVQGPLVSGPGRDLPPPSRTGGTLGLAREWLNLDAVGLPRNVIDTICGQDSKFQEKRPAVCVLGYTPQGKTTVPPEAVSLDHGDYRTGLQVFHSEEEDFYINNTSQMESNDYGNVKSNYNGYIYTNYGYSNATHPYYEPHMYVLTCIIIGIGLPLTLVAIYSLYSQVQNNNVAPIYIINLLISDIIQLCCLIGKVAKSEDWKIYEIFSYIHFFSVLPSVGFMVCVAMERYLVTAWPLWYHVRRTIKISLVVCVVVWTLPLVSVVPPYFWVNPKVSKTIFAIFFLAPLPLLIFFLGGTLKALSAAISVSSDEKRRIVGMLVLVLLIYTLLFLPTIIMFLVEESIHNHTFSDLSEMLFECSPLADLILYVFIRKGAIDKLLASLCCCRMDSDDNSRSSV; from the exons ATGGACATGATGAAACCAAATATCAACTTCATATTAATAACAGGAAAG CCTAATCTCCCCCACTCTAGCCAGAGTGAGAGAGTAGGGCCTGTCACTGATCCTGGTAGCCCCACGGTGGCCATCCAAACACTGGGTGGTGGAGATAGTTCAGATACTGTCAGGCCAGCCTTGGCCCCTCCTGCTGTGCAGGGACCTCTTGTCTCAGGCCCAGGGAGAGATTTACCACCCCCATCCAGAACAGGTGGCACTCTGGGCCTGGCCCGTGAGTGGCTGAATTTGGATGCAGTCGGTCTGCCCCGCAACGTGATTGACACTATATGTGGACAGGACAGCAAGTTTCAGGAGAAACGACCAGCTGTTTGTGTCTTGGGCTACACCCCACAAGGGAAAACCACTGTCCCGCCAGAGGCTGTCTCACTGGATCATGGAGACTATAGAACTGGCTTACAGGT GTTTCACTCTGAAGAAGAAGATTTCTATATCAACAACACCTCACAGATGGAAAGCAATGATTACGGCAATGTCAAATCCAACTACAATGGTTATATCTACACCAACTATGGTTATAGCAATGCAACCCACCCCTATTATGAAccacatatgtatgtgttaACATGCATAATCATTGGTATTGGCCTTCCTTTGACTCTAGTGGCCATCTACTCTCTTTATTCCCAG gtgcaaaataataatgttgctccaaTCTACATCATCAACCTCCTCATCTCTGACATCATTCAGCTCTGCTGCCTGATCGGCAAAGTGGCAAAATCTGAGGACTGGAAGATCTATGAAATCTTCTCTTACATTCACTTCTTTAGTGTGCTGCCTAGTGTTGGCTTCATGGTCTGTGTCGCCATGGAAAG gtatttggtcacTGCATGGCCACTGTGGTACCACGTCAGAAGAACCATCAAGATCTCTCTTGTGGTCTGTGTTGTGGTCTGGACCCTTCCTCTTGTTTCTGTCGTTCCTCCCTATTTCTGGGTTAACCCTAAGGTCTCAAAAACCATTTTCGCCATCTTCTTCCTCGCTCCTTTACCACTGCTCATATTCTTCCTGGGTGGGACCCTCAAAGCCCTGTCTGCTGCCATCTCAGTCTCCTCTGATGAAAAACGACGAATTGTGGGAATGTTGGTCCTGGTGCTGCTCATCTACACACTGCTGTTTCTACCCACTATCATCATGTTCCTGGTAGAAGAATCAATTCATAATCATACCTTCAGCGACCTGAGTGAAATGCTTTTTGAGTGCAGTCCTCTTGCAGACTtgattctgtatgttttcattaggaAAGGGGCCATAGACAAGCTTTTGgcctctctgtgttgttgcagaATGGACAGTGATGATAACAGCAGATCATCAGTATGA
- the LOC121911742 gene encoding gonadotropin subunit beta-2 has product MAVQVTRLMFPLMLSLFLGVSSPIWPLTPAAAFQLPPCQLINQTVSVEKEGCASCHPVETTICSGHCITKDPVIKIPFSKVYQHVCTYRDFYYKTFELPDCPPGVDPTVTYPVALSCHCGRCAMDTSDCTFESLQPDFCMNDIPFYY; this is encoded by the exons ATGGCTGTACAGGTCACCAGACTGATGTTTCCCCTGATGCTGAGTTTGTTTCTGGGAGTTTCATCTCCCATTTGGCCCCTGACTCCTGCAG CGGCCTTCCAGCTGCCGCCCTGCCAGCTCATCAACCAGACGGTGTCTGTGGAGAAAGAGGGCTGTGCCTCGTGTCACCCGGTGGAAACAACCATCTGCAGTGGCCACTGCATCACCAAG GACCCTGTCATCAAGATACCGTTCAGCAAAGTGTACCAGCATGTGTGCACGTATCGGGACTTTTACTACAAGACATTTGAACTTCCTGACTGTCCTCCCGGTGTGGATCCCACGGTCACCTACCCAGTGGCTTTGAGCTGCCACTGCGGCCGCTGTGCCATGGACACATCTGACTGCACCTTCGAGAGCCTGCAGCCCGACTTCTGCATGAATGACATACCTTTCTACTACTAG
- the LOC121911730 gene encoding cytochrome c oxidase assembly protein COX20, mitochondrial, which produces MTSEEEESKSKGFRLLGILDVQNTPCAREAVLHGAGGSLTAGLLHFLATSRVKRSFDVGFAGFMLTTVGSWLYCRMSNAKLRVQQRMIQDGIKNKVVYEGTVLDPTNKPQAETPSGPS; this is translated from the exons ATGAcaagtgaagaagaggagagcaAGAGCAAG GGATTTAGGCTGCTGGGAATTCTGGATGTCCAGAACACTCCATGTGCCAGAGAGGCCGTCCTGCACGGAGCTGGAGGCTCACTAACAGCTGGCCTGCTGCACTTTCTGGCCACCA GTCGGGTGAAGAGGTCTTTCGACGTGGGATTTGCAGGTTTCATGCTCACCACAGTTGGATCCTG GTTATACTGCAGGATGAGCAACGCTAAGCTTCGTGTACAACAGAGGATGATCCAGGACGGCATCAAGAACAAGGTCGTCTATGAAGGGACCGTCCTGGACCCTACAAACAAACCCCAAGCAGAAACACCATCAGGCCCTTCGTGA